The DNA region GGGTCGGGGTTCGAGTTTGATGGCGGTGCGCAGCTGGGTGACCGTGGCGCTCTGGGCCAGCTCGGCGTAATGCCCATCCGAGCCCGCACCAGCGCGCTGGGCGATCACCGCGACCTGATCCAGCGACAACCGACCCTCCCGCAACCCCGTCACGCAGCGCGGGAACTCGGTGAGCCGATCGGCGATCGCCACCATGGACGTGGCGTTGTTCGGGGAGACACCGGTTTTCCAGGCCACCAACGCCGCCACCGACCGACACCCCGTGATGCCCCACAACCCGTCACGGTCGATCTCGGCGACGATCTGCACCAGACGGCCATCGATGGCATTACGCTGCCCACACAACTCGGCGACCTCATCGAACAACACCGCCAACCGCTCCGCCGGAGACCCGACGTCGGCCCCGCTGTCCGTTGCGACCGAAGACATGAAACCAGCATGACAGGGAGGTCTGACAATTTCGGACCTGTTGTGGGACGGCTTATTACGCTGCCGGCTGCAGGCTGCGCAGCGTGCTCGTCACGAACTTCTTCAGGGCGACGTCGCGCTCTGCCCGGGATTCGCCGACGGTGGTGAGCAGGGCGTAGACGCCGAGGAGGAAGAACGCGGCGCTGTGATAGGAGTCGACGTCGTCGTAGAGATCGCCGCGCAGACGCGAGCGCTCGATCTCGGCGGCGAGCAGCACGAAGAGTGGATGGTTGGACCACTGTTCCCGCTCGGGTCGTGTCGGCGAGAAGTACAGGCTGATGACGTCATGAAACAACGCCGAGCCCCAGCGGCTTTCGAGATCAAGAACCAACTCGATGATGGTCTTCAACACGTCGGGAAGAGTGTGGCGGGTGTCGAGGAAACGGGCGAGTTCGTTGGCCAGCTGCACCTCGTCGCGGCGGATCAGCTCCAGCAGGACGTGTTCTTTGGTGGGGAAGTGGAAGTAGAAGGTACTACGCGCAACCCCGGCGGCCTTGACGATCGCGTTGATGTCGGCAGCGTGCGTGCCGGCACGCTGGAACTCCACAACCGCTGCGTCGAGCAGACGCGCCCGCGTGTGTCGGCGCTGCTCATCCCGCCGGGTGGCACTGTTCGGCACGGCCCCATTGTGCCCGATAGGGACATCATGCTGACAGATATCGACAGAAATACCAGAACGAAGCGAGTAATCTCCCGAATCCGCCGCGAATGGAGGAAGATTTCGTTGTCATATGTCAGTGAACCTGCTATATCTGGGACGACTCGGCGGCACATTCAGACAGGCAGAGCAACGATGACGACGACGGCGATGAACGTCAGAGGCCAGCGCATCATGTTGTGGACGGTGCCGCCGGCGGTGGGCCTGTTCGTGCTGGCCTACTTCCTGTTTCCGGTGTTCTCGCCGCCGCTGTCGCCGACCATGACCCCGGTGCAGGTTGCGGCGTTCTTCGCCGACAACGTCACCGGCATCATCGGCGTTGCGATCCTGTGCAACCTCATCGCGTGCTCGCTGGTGCCGTTGTTCGCCGTCACGGCGGTGCAGATGTCGCGGATCGGCACGTCGAGCAATGTCTTCACCTACGCCTACATCCTGTGCGTGGGAGTGGGACTCACCGCATTCATCCTCGCCGACTATTGCTGGGCGATAGCGGCTTTCCGGCCGGACCGCGATCCCCAATTGATCAGCCTGCTCAACGATATGGCGTGGTTCTTCTTCATCGCCCCGGTCGGCACCATCGTGGTGCAGAACCTCTGCCTGGCGGTGAGCATCTACCTCGACGCCCGCCCCGATCCGATCTTTCCCCGCTGGGTAGCCCACTTCAACATCGTCACCGCAGCGCTGCTGGTTCCGAGTGCGTTCTCGCTGCTGCACAAGACGGGACCGTTGGCATGGGACGGCGCGCTGTCGTTCTCCCTGCGTCTCATCGTGTTCGCGTGCTACATCGCGGTGATGTTCTTGGTTCTGGTGGGTGTGGTCAATCGCCAGGCCCAACGCCAGAAAGCTCGGGAGGCCCAGGAGGACTTGGTGTGACCCAGAGGAGCATCACGCCCGCGCCCGGACCGGCCCCACCGACGCGGCGCCGCTGGCGAGAGTCCAAGAAACTGGATCAGTGGATCGCGTTCTGGTCGGTCCCGATCTTCTTCAGCCTGTTCGGGTTGGTCTTCGTCCCGTTGAGCTGGATGATGCCACCGCGCTCACCGAGTGCCCCGCAATCCGACATCGTCACATTCATGCAGTCGCCTAGCCTGTTGATCGCCTGTGCCGTACTGACTTTGGCCTTCGGGTTGGCGCCGGTGTCCAACGCGTGCTACCTCACCCAGATCAAGCGGATGTCGGTCAGCCCGGTGCTGCGGTACAGCCTGATGGCCGGCGCGATGACCGGCACCGTCGTCGGCATGCTCTTTCCGATGTTCTGCTTCGGGCTGGGCGCCTTCCGGCCCGACTACGACCCCGCCATCCTGGCGATGCTCTACGACTTCGGCTATCTGGCATTCATCGGTTCACTGGGCTGCTTCTGCATCATGTGGATGGCCTTCGGTCTGGCGATCATCCTCGACCAGAACAACATCCTGCCGAAATGGCTTGGCTACTACACCGTCTGGCAGTACGTCACCGAGCTGATGGCCGCGCCGGTCTGGATCGCCAAGTCGGGCCCGTTCGCATGGAACGGCCTGATGACTTTCTGGTTCGCGATGGCGCTGTATGTGCCGTGGCAGATCATCGTGTACCTGTGCATCTACCGTGCGATCAAGAACCAGCCTGACGACGAACTCGACAATGCCCACCTGGACCCCAAGGTGAGTGCATGACCGAGGCGACAGCGACGCCGACCCGGGCAGCCGCCGGAAAAGAGCAGGCCCGCAACCACCTTCCCGGCGAGTCCAGCATGTGGTTCTTCGTCATCGGCGACCTCATCATCTTCGGCGTCTACTTCGTGGTCTACATGTATTACCGCGGCCAGAACCAGGAACTGTTCCTGCAGAGTCAGGCCAAGCTCAACACCGACATCGGCGCTGTCAACACCGTTGTGCTGCTGACCAGTTCGCTGCTGGTCGCGCTGGGAACCTCGGCGGCGCGCTCCGGAAAGACCGCCGAGGCGTACCGGTTGTTCTGGCTGGCGTTGGCCGCCGGTGCGGTGTTCCCGGTGCTCAAGGCATTCGAGTACGTCCCCGAAGTCATCGTCGGCGTAACCCCGGGTACCAACCTGTTCTTCATGTTCTATTACGTGATGACCGGGATGCACCTGTGTCACGTGCTGCTCGGACTGGTGATCCTGTACTTCGTCGTGCGCAATCTGCGCGGGCCGGCGGCCCCGCGGATGCCCCTGGTCGAGACCGGCGCCACGTACTGGCACATGGTCGACCTGTTGTGGCTCGTCCTGTTCGCGCTGCTCTACCTGATGAGGTGATCGACGTGACCGGCTATCTGCGCCACCCACTGACTGTCGTGTGGGTAGTGCTGACCGCGGTGACCGTGGCGTCATGGCTGACTGCCCGCGGCGGCGGGCCACACCACGTCGACACCACGGTCACCGTCGTCGTCCT from Mycobacterium sp. SMC-4 includes:
- a CDS encoding TetR/AcrR family transcriptional regulator, which codes for MGHNGAVPNSATRRDEQRRHTRARLLDAAVVEFQRAGTHAADINAIVKAAGVARSTFYFHFPTKEHVLLELIRRDEVQLANELARFLDTRHTLPDVLKTIIELVLDLESRWGSALFHDVISLYFSPTRPEREQWSNHPLFVLLAAEIERSRLRGDLYDDVDSYHSAAFFLLGVYALLTTVGESRAERDVALKKFVTSTLRSLQPAA
- a CDS encoding cytochrome c oxidase subunit 3 encodes the protein MTEATATPTRAAAGKEQARNHLPGESSMWFFVIGDLIIFGVYFVVYMYYRGQNQELFLQSQAKLNTDIGAVNTVVLLTSSLLVALGTSAARSGKTAEAYRLFWLALAAGAVFPVLKAFEYVPEVIVGVTPGTNLFFMFYYVMTGMHLCHVLLGLVILYFVVRNLRGPAAPRMPLVETGATYWHMVDLLWLVLFALLYLMR